In Aciduliprofundum sp. MAR08-339, a single window of DNA contains:
- a CDS encoding DNA-directed DNA polymerase, with amino-acid sequence MYWDVRLLTASYSKEDDGVVVELYGKTREGRSIVARYHGFRPYFYLVEPPATILERFSKDPEIHRMEEVKLWHRGKVRQCVKVTLQSPWKTPHYRREALEFCDVLAADIPFHQRFIYDFDLGSCVRIHGREIESSKYTAEIVVDAESFENIDDFKPPLKILSFDIENSMIDGRIFTIGVAVWDGKIRKYGIEGDEEEILWKFIEVIKNEDPDVITGYNIDGYDLELLSDRYKKYGMEFSIGRDGSKPQRVVGQFWRVHGRVIEDAWWAVKKELRLKQETLQAVAMHLFGEGKLDVDRTNIDEEWKKDKEKVMEYCKKDAELALRILMKIGIIDKYLDLATVTKFPLDDVIHSGTSTWVDSLLIREADRHGIGVPLQGQERKRGKIEGGYVHTIEPGLYHWVCVLDFKSMYPSIIIKYNICFTTLSREGEIVSPTGVRFLSKERREGLIPKILKELMDKRDTLKRMMREAKNDEERRYYDGLQKAVKILMNTFYGVLASSFYRFTNPDIGASITAFARETIKRIIGELENEGIRVVYGDTDSVFFQSPYENLEKTIEFGKKKAEEISNRESLVLEFEKILEPFFSHGAKKRYVGRIIWPEDSRGEMIVRGYEIRRTDSFDLQSEAQRAVFEKILDGDIEGAIEMARSIVTEARSGKVPIESLVISRTVRDFKSYKNPESMANVQAAKKLIKMGHEFIPGMKVAWIVVNARGSKQEVEPYIPGKEFNKRPDYKYYARRVAETLARITEVFGVDEENLLTGSKQASLTRFERKRKTLFDFE; translated from the coding sequence GTGTACTGGGATGTCAGACTGCTCACCGCCTCCTACTCAAAGGAGGACGATGGGGTCGTTGTGGAGTTGTACGGAAAGACGAGAGAGGGAAGGAGCATAGTGGCAAGATACCACGGTTTCAGGCCCTATTTCTACCTTGTGGAGCCACCCGCAACAATACTTGAGAGATTCTCAAAGGACCCAGAGATTCACAGAATGGAGGAGGTTAAACTCTGGCACAGGGGGAAGGTGCGCCAGTGCGTAAAGGTAACCCTGCAATCACCATGGAAAACTCCGCATTATCGCCGTGAGGCTCTGGAATTCTGCGATGTTCTCGCTGCCGATATACCATTTCACCAGCGCTTCATTTACGATTTTGACCTTGGCTCATGCGTGCGCATCCATGGCAGGGAGATTGAGAGTTCAAAATACACCGCGGAGATCGTTGTAGATGCTGAGAGTTTTGAAAACATTGATGATTTTAAGCCCCCCCTGAAAATTTTGAGTTTTGACATTGAAAACTCCATGATTGATGGGAGGATTTTCACCATAGGCGTGGCAGTTTGGGACGGAAAGATAAGAAAATACGGAATAGAGGGAGACGAGGAGGAGATACTCTGGAAATTCATAGAGGTCATAAAGAACGAGGATCCCGACGTGATAACGGGCTACAACATTGACGGTTACGATCTTGAACTTCTAAGTGACAGGTACAAGAAGTACGGTATGGAGTTCTCAATAGGCAGAGACGGGTCAAAGCCTCAGCGAGTGGTTGGACAGTTCTGGAGGGTGCATGGAAGGGTAATTGAAGACGCATGGTGGGCCGTAAAGAAGGAACTACGGTTAAAGCAGGAAACTTTGCAGGCGGTGGCAATGCACCTCTTTGGCGAGGGTAAATTGGATGTTGATAGAACAAACATAGACGAGGAATGGAAAAAAGACAAGGAGAAGGTCATGGAGTACTGCAAAAAGGATGCAGAACTGGCTTTAAGAATTCTTATGAAGATAGGGATAATTGACAAGTATCTTGACCTTGCCACAGTTACAAAATTTCCGCTGGATGATGTCATTCATTCAGGCACCTCCACATGGGTTGATTCTCTGCTCATAAGGGAGGCAGATAGGCACGGCATAGGTGTACCCCTTCAGGGTCAGGAGAGGAAGAGGGGTAAGATTGAAGGAGGCTATGTACACACCATAGAGCCGGGACTCTACCACTGGGTATGCGTTCTTGATTTCAAGAGCATGTACCCAAGCATCATAATCAAGTACAACATATGCTTCACCACACTCAGCAGGGAAGGGGAGATAGTTAGCCCCACGGGTGTGAGATTTCTCTCCAAGGAGAGAAGAGAGGGGCTAATTCCAAAAATTCTCAAGGAGTTAATGGATAAGAGGGATACCCTGAAGAGAATGATGAGAGAGGCAAAAAATGACGAGGAACGCAGGTACTATGATGGCCTGCAAAAAGCTGTGAAAATACTTATGAACACCTTCTACGGGGTTCTTGCATCATCCTTTTACAGGTTCACAAATCCAGATATAGGGGCGAGCATAACAGCGTTTGCCAGAGAAACCATAAAAAGAATAATAGGAGAACTGGAAAATGAGGGGATAAGGGTGGTTTACGGAGACACGGACAGTGTGTTCTTTCAGTCCCCCTACGAGAATCTTGAAAAAACCATAGAATTTGGAAAAAAGAAGGCAGAAGAGATCTCAAATAGGGAATCCCTGGTGCTTGAATTTGAGAAGATCCTTGAACCATTCTTCTCCCATGGTGCCAAGAAGAGATACGTTGGCAGGATAATCTGGCCTGAGGATAGCAGGGGTGAGATGATTGTTAGAGGTTATGAGATTCGCCGCACAGATTCCTTCGATCTGCAGAGCGAGGCACAGCGAGCCGTGTTTGAAAAAATCCTTGATGGAGATATTGAAGGTGCCATTGAAATGGCCAGAAGCATAGTGACAGAGGCCCGTTCAGGCAAGGTCCCCATTGAGAGCCTTGTGATTTCCCGTACTGTGCGAGATTTTAAATCCTACAAGAATCCAGAGAGCATGGCAAACGTTCAGGCTGCCAAAAAACTGATCAAAATGGGACATGAATTCATCCCAGGTATGAAGGTGGCCTGGATAGTCGTGAACGCCCGCGGCTCAAAGCAGGAGGTTGAACCCTACATCCCAGGAAAGGAATTCAATAAAAGACCAGATTACAAGTACTACGCTAGAAGAGTGGCAGAGACCCTTGCAAGAATAACCGAAGTGTTCGGTGTGGACGAGGAGAACTTACTCACGGGAAGCAAGCAGGCCAGCCTGACGAGGTTTGAGAGGAAGAGGAAAACCCTGTTTGATTTTGAGTAA
- a CDS encoding PPC domain-containing DNA-binding protein, whose product MNFKKGRTFMLRVPEDEDLLGFINQFAEKNEIKTGILQAIGSLKNAKIGYYSIELGRYEEIEIKGVHELLMAAGNISLMDGEPFAHVHVILGDEKGNVRGGHLIKGRVFVAELYIEELAGGNLERVPQGNLSLWRLE is encoded by the coding sequence ATGAATTTCAAAAAGGGAAGAACGTTTATGCTTAGAGTTCCTGAGGATGAGGATTTGCTTGGATTCATAAATCAATTTGCAGAGAAAAATGAAATAAAAACTGGCATTCTCCAGGCCATTGGCTCACTGAAAAACGCAAAAATAGGATATTACAGCATTGAACTTGGCAGGTACGAGGAAATAGAAATAAAGGGCGTGCACGAGCTTCTGATGGCTGCCGGAAACATAAGTTTGATGGATGGTGAGCCCTTTGCCCATGTTCACGTCATACTCGGAGACGAAAAGGGAAATGTTAGAGGAGGGCACCTCATAAAAGGAAGGGTATTTGTTGCAGAACTCTACATTGAAGAACTCGCTGGAGGGAATCTGGAGAGAGTGCCCCAAGGAAATCTTAGCCTGTGGAGATTGGAATAG
- a CDS encoding A24 family peptidase C-terminal domain-containing protein, whose amino-acid sequence MYLDLLRFIIAIPFFLYASYSDWKERLISPMVWFILGFFAFGIDLYQYHSLASIIAIIPSIIIFYEWFFEWEKEERVIQYALWTLAIALFAYSITLKADPVIIVMFIMLLVFRGLHAIKVIRGRADARALMSVAILQPTYPFFLSFPVFVPNYVDIVQLTFPFAFLTLLYAAIASLIFIFAIFIRNIIRGDIGFPEMFIGYRIPIEDVSKKQVWLMERIVNGEHVLYVHPKEHSPEDIENLKKIGRLKVWVQPKIPFIIFITTGLFAAYLLGNFI is encoded by the coding sequence ATGTATCTTGATTTGCTCAGGTTCATCATAGCCATACCGTTCTTCCTATACGCCTCTTACAGTGACTGGAAGGAGAGGCTTATATCTCCCATGGTTTGGTTCATACTTGGATTCTTCGCATTTGGGATAGACCTGTATCAATATCACTCTCTAGCATCCATAATCGCAATCATACCTTCAATAATAATTTTCTACGAGTGGTTCTTTGAGTGGGAGAAGGAGGAACGGGTCATTCAGTACGCCCTCTGGACCCTTGCCATAGCACTTTTCGCATATTCAATAACTCTAAAGGCAGATCCAGTGATAATTGTTATGTTCATAATGCTGCTGGTTTTCAGGGGATTGCACGCCATTAAAGTTATCCGCGGAAGGGCAGATGCCCGTGCTCTTATGAGTGTCGCCATTCTCCAGCCCACATATCCATTTTTCCTCTCGTTCCCCGTTTTTGTGCCAAACTACGTGGACATTGTGCAACTCACATTTCCATTTGCGTTTCTCACACTTCTTTACGCCGCCATTGCCTCTCTGATTTTCATATTTGCAATTTTCATTCGCAACATAATTCGCGGGGATATCGGATTCCCAGAGATGTTCATAGGATACAGAATACCCATAGAAGATGTTAGCAAGAAACAGGTCTGGCTTATGGAAAGGATTGTGAACGGAGAGCATGTGCTATACGTGCATCCAAAGGAACACAGCCCAGAGGATATAGAAAATCTGAAGAAGATTGGGAGGCTCAAGGTTTGGGTTCAGCCAAAAATCCCATTCATCATATTCATAACCACCGGGCTTTTTGCGGCCTACCTACTTGGAAACTTCATCTGA
- a CDS encoding cysteine hydrolase family protein, with product MRALLVVDMIHDFVDGKFGSAKAKSIVPVVAKLIEKFRNDGMVIYLKDSHSKGDAELSIWGQHAMEGTWGSEIVKEIEPKDGDVVIEKNTYDGFLFTDLERILIDAGVEEVHICGVATDICVQHTAFGAFARGFKVHIIKDACAGTSEEEHERALKYMERIYGARIEESEQL from the coding sequence ATGCGAGCCCTCTTGGTTGTGGATATGATCCACGATTTCGTTGATGGTAAATTTGGAAGTGCAAAGGCGAAGAGCATAGTACCCGTTGTGGCCAAACTCATTGAAAAGTTCAGAAATGATGGCATGGTCATTTACCTGAAAGATTCTCACAGTAAAGGAGATGCGGAGTTGAGTATCTGGGGCCAGCATGCTATGGAGGGAACATGGGGCTCAGAGATTGTGAAAGAAATAGAGCCTAAGGATGGCGATGTGGTCATAGAGAAAAACACCTACGATGGCTTTTTATTCACGGATCTTGAGAGAATTTTGATAGATGCAGGCGTGGAGGAGGTTCATATTTGTGGGGTTGCCACAGATATATGTGTGCAGCACACGGCATTCGGTGCTTTTGCTAGGGGATTCAAGGTACACATAATAAAGGATGCCTGCGCAGGCACCTCCGAGGAGGAGCATGAGAGGGCTTTAAAATATATGGAGCGCATTTACGGTGCAAGAATCGAGGAGAGTGAGCAATTATGA
- a CDS encoding nicotinate phosphoribosyltransferase, whose translation MKFHMASERDILEGRTTDVYFIRTREILEKNGIKRNVYAEFTVSNPPYDWVVFAGLDEVVELLKGKPVNLYALPEGTIFPRRDARGLPIPVMAVEGNYMEFAIYETPILGFICQASGIATKAARIRLAAGDSPVLSFGVRRMHPSIAPLIDRSSYIGGCDGVSSIIGAEHIGKRPSGTMPHALILTLGEEEAWKKFDEFVEEGVPRIALIDTFGDEKFESIKAAEILKDLAAVRLDTPSSRRGRFEDIIREVRWELDIRGYRNVGIFVSGGLDEDSVARLKEAGASGFGVGTSLSNAKTIDYAMDIVEIEGRPMAKKGKFSGRKNVYRCRKCGKFFVTYKDEKLESCPECGGELESMLKPVLINGEPVGKYPSVDEIRDYVLRQLRDMNVHSDGI comes from the coding sequence ATGAAGTTTCATATGGCAAGTGAGAGGGATATCCTTGAAGGTAGAACAACTGACGTGTACTTCATCAGAACAAGAGAAATACTTGAGAAAAACGGGATAAAAAGAAACGTTTACGCAGAATTCACCGTTTCAAATCCTCCCTACGACTGGGTTGTTTTCGCAGGACTTGATGAGGTAGTCGAACTTTTAAAGGGTAAACCTGTGAATCTATACGCCCTTCCAGAGGGCACCATATTTCCGAGAAGGGATGCACGCGGACTACCCATTCCGGTTATGGCGGTGGAGGGTAATTACATGGAGTTTGCAATCTACGAGACTCCCATTCTTGGATTCATATGCCAGGCCTCGGGCATTGCCACAAAGGCTGCAAGGATTCGCCTTGCGGCAGGGGATTCTCCCGTGCTCTCCTTCGGTGTCAGGAGAATGCATCCCTCCATAGCACCCCTGATTGACAGAAGTTCGTACATAGGAGGCTGCGATGGGGTATCAAGCATAATCGGGGCAGAGCATATTGGAAAGAGACCGAGCGGTACGATGCCCCACGCACTCATATTAACCCTGGGAGAGGAGGAGGCTTGGAAGAAATTTGACGAATTCGTAGAAGAGGGAGTACCCAGAATAGCACTTATAGACACATTCGGTGATGAGAAATTTGAATCCATAAAAGCGGCCGAAATCCTCAAGGACCTGGCCGCCGTTCGGCTGGACACTCCCTCCTCCCGCCGTGGAAGATTCGAGGACATAATTCGAGAGGTCCGCTGGGAACTGGATATTCGAGGTTATAGGAATGTGGGCATATTCGTATCAGGGGGACTTGATGAAGATAGCGTGGCAAGGTTGAAGGAGGCGGGAGCAAGTGGGTTTGGAGTTGGCACCTCGCTCAGCAACGCAAAAACAATTGACTACGCAATGGATATTGTGGAGATAGAGGGGAGGCCCATGGCCAAAAAGGGTAAATTCAGCGGAAGAAAGAACGTTTACAGATGCAGAAAATGCGGAAAATTCTTTGTAACATACAAGGATGAAAAATTAGAATCCTGCCCAGAATGCGGTGGAGAGTTGGAAAGCATGCTCAAGCCCGTGCTCATCAATGGAGAGCCCGTGGGCAAGTATCCATCAGTGGATGAGATAAGGGATTATGTGCTTCGACAGTTGAGGGATATGAATGTTCATAGTGACGGGATTTGA
- a CDS encoding pyroglutamyl-peptidase I, whose amino-acid sequence MFIVTGFEPFAKFKSNPSERIAKYLEEEYKEVRAEIVPVKFEEAKEYARKIIGQNPEAVISFGLADGRPQISIEKIAVNIMDSSTPDNSGFKPFRMKIFDDGEDAYSSTLPVYRILDALHENGIPAYISYTAGTYVCNTLFYSLLYYARKMGKSIPVGFVHLPSTEKMALKRRVPYVEYETMKMAAKIILDVIYRLSSPWP is encoded by the coding sequence ATGTTCATAGTGACGGGATTTGAGCCATTTGCAAAGTTCAAGAGCAACCCATCAGAGAGGATAGCAAAATATCTTGAGGAGGAATACAAGGAGGTCAGGGCTGAAATCGTCCCTGTTAAATTTGAAGAGGCAAAGGAATATGCGAGAAAAATAATAGGGCAGAATCCAGAGGCGGTTATATCATTCGGACTCGCCGATGGAAGGCCTCAAATTTCCATAGAAAAAATCGCCGTAAACATCATGGATTCTTCAACACCAGACAACTCAGGATTTAAACCTTTCAGAATGAAAATCTTCGATGACGGAGAGGATGCCTACTCTTCCACTCTTCCAGTTTATAGAATTCTAGATGCTTTGCACGAGAATGGCATTCCAGCGTACATATCTTATACCGCCGGTACGTATGTTTGCAACACCCTGTTTTACTCCCTGCTATATTACGCCAGGAAGATGGGGAAGAGCATACCTGTGGGATTCGTGCATCTCCCATCCACAGAGAAAATGGCACTGAAGAGAAGGGTACCCTATGTAGAATATGAAACAATGAAAATGGCTGCAAAAATAATTTTGGATGTTATTTACCGCCTCTCCTCTCCTTGGCCTTAG
- a CDS encoding hydroxymethylpyrimidine/phosphomethylpyrimidine kinase yields the protein MRYLLSIAGFDPTTGAGVTRDIITFRKFGFYGLGATTSITYQNTQGFYGMSVLSSQNVRKQIDALLDSFKIKYVKVGLVGSKDTANMIVELANEYDWFMVFDPLLSAKNGYTLNRREDIINLLRRADVITPNVPEAEQLSGKKIEEPIDIIKIGYILQDIYGGYVVIKGGHLDGSDYLFGPDFMHSTSMALIKKNVHGTGCIYSSALLAEIAAGKNMKEAVESVRKFMQDEIESSVDMGGYALTP from the coding sequence ATGAGATATCTCCTGAGCATAGCAGGATTTGATCCTACCACCGGTGCAGGTGTAACACGGGATATAATCACGTTCAGAAAATTTGGATTTTATGGGCTTGGGGCCACAACTTCAATAACCTATCAAAACACGCAGGGATTTTACGGCATGAGTGTGCTCTCTTCACAGAATGTTAGAAAACAAATTGACGCGCTATTGGATTCTTTCAAAATAAAATATGTGAAGGTGGGACTCGTGGGAAGTAAAGATACAGCAAATATGATTGTAGAGCTTGCAAACGAGTATGACTGGTTCATGGTGTTTGACCCACTTCTAAGTGCAAAAAACGGGTATACACTTAACAGAAGGGAGGATATAATTAACCTTCTCAGAAGGGCCGATGTGATAACTCCAAATGTTCCAGAGGCGGAGCAGCTTTCTGGAAAGAAAATTGAAGAGCCAATTGATATTATAAAGATCGGGTACATCCTTCAGGATATCTACGGAGGGTACGTTGTTATTAAGGGCGGACATCTCGATGGCTCCGATTATCTCTTTGGCCCAGATTTTATGCATTCAACCTCAATGGCCCTGATAAAAAAGAATGTGCATGGAACAGGGTGCATTTACTCCTCAGCGCTCCTTGCAGAGATTGCAGCAGGAAAGAATATGAAGGAGGCGGTTGAAAGCGTTAGAAAATTCATGCAGGATGAGATTGAGAGTTCGGTTGATATGGGGGGATACGCATTAACACCCTGA
- a CDS encoding PD-(D/E)XK nuclease family protein, translated as MRINTLRLSYSQYALFKKCPLWYHYSKTIPVVTPKTADTEIGKLMHEVFYRMLQNPPMALDAEGLWKNIKENNHLIDARSLRDDFESVDEMQHYYLSLNNSLLLWSSEEDYVKRINTMLKNIQNLIEEINAGDYKTEQWLYSRLEDFLIFGRFDMVSEYEIIDLKTGKVNDSDRNQVLFYSIIFYLNKGIIPTAKLFYLQHGKIKTFRFTHNEIWDMRKDISQTANKIIKHEFEATPGEYCRFCPFRTICES; from the coding sequence ATACGCATTAACACCCTGAGACTAAGTTACAGCCAGTATGCCCTTTTCAAAAAATGCCCACTTTGGTATCATTACTCAAAAACAATACCCGTTGTGACTCCAAAAACGGCCGATACCGAGATAGGGAAGTTGATGCACGAAGTATTTTACAGGATGCTCCAAAATCCACCCATGGCTTTGGATGCTGAGGGCCTATGGAAAAACATAAAGGAGAATAACCATCTTATTGATGCCCGAAGTCTCAGAGATGATTTTGAAAGTGTGGATGAGATGCAGCATTATTATTTGTCCCTCAACAACTCACTTCTTCTGTGGAGCAGCGAGGAGGATTATGTAAAGAGAATTAACACCATGCTCAAAAACATCCAGAATTTGATTGAAGAGATAAATGCAGGGGATTATAAAACTGAGCAGTGGCTCTACAGCCGCCTTGAAGATTTTCTGATCTTTGGCAGATTTGACATGGTTTCCGAGTACGAGATAATAGACCTGAAAACAGGGAAGGTGAACGATTCCGATAGAAATCAGGTTCTTTTCTACTCTATTATTTTTTACCTTAACAAAGGGATAATTCCAACGGCGAAACTCTTTTATCTTCAACACGGAAAAATAAAAACCTTCCGATTCACGCACAATGAAATATGGGATATGAGAAAAGATATTTCCCAAACAGCCAATAAAATAATTAAACACGAGTTCGAAGCCACTCCTGGAGAGTATTGCAGATTCTGTCCATTCAGGACAATATGTGAATCTTAA
- the flaJ gene encoding archaellar assembly protein FlaJ: MAGIREKVARLYTSFDIPWRKYILMYALPILFTTLFITLYLSISFKFFNIFPFSLVLYTIPAFGILTIMLFPLLKGEKRKKEIEKYLHLFITRMAVLASTRLPRKEIFRILSEVKEYGALSDEIAKIYHLMEYWNMSLPDATRIVAKRCPSVELADFLDRIAHSADAGEDFEVFLEKERAVVLETYAVKYEAALNQMDVYKETFVAMLISMLFFAVFVTILPMFTTGDMTIYLYLMLLAFITVEAVMLYAIKIRLPEDDVWHNRKDVRSPHEMKLLKVIPFAYLMVALLFLITYFLNLPLPIVVAISILPLFYPGYLVHTAESDLINCDTNYDAFIRAVGSYIEAKGSDVTAMERLRKHDFGKLTKYIDTLYKRLLTRIDKKMAWRYFAGETGSNLISKFTDMFVTGLDMGGNPRKISKIISESYVRMIGLRKKRYQSAANLTGILYGLMVGMAFTLYTTLNLMKMMANMIKYYPVNLQKYIHIPLLSAHFPLQAASVVFLLLLVIHALVSSMIIKIVSGSHRHSIYLHFSMLVWVGIIVAYVTNWAVGKVLTF, translated from the coding sequence CACCACCCTATTCATCACCCTCTATCTATCAATCTCGTTCAAATTTTTCAACATTTTCCCATTCTCCCTGGTTCTGTACACCATACCCGCATTCGGAATTCTAACCATCATGCTCTTTCCCCTCCTGAAGGGAGAGAAGAGAAAGAAAGAGATTGAGAAGTACCTGCATCTGTTCATAACAAGAATGGCCGTTCTGGCTTCCACCAGGTTGCCCCGTAAGGAAATATTCAGAATACTCTCGGAGGTGAAAGAATACGGTGCCCTGAGCGATGAGATTGCAAAGATTTACCATCTGATGGAGTACTGGAACATGAGTTTACCGGACGCCACAAGGATAGTTGCCAAGAGATGCCCCAGCGTTGAACTCGCAGATTTTCTGGACAGGATTGCACACAGTGCAGATGCCGGCGAGGATTTTGAAGTCTTCCTTGAAAAGGAGCGTGCGGTGGTTCTTGAAACCTATGCCGTCAAGTACGAGGCTGCCCTGAACCAGATGGATGTTTACAAGGAAACTTTTGTAGCGATGCTGATATCCATGCTCTTCTTCGCCGTATTTGTAACCATACTGCCCATGTTCACCACGGGAGATATGACAATCTACCTCTACCTCATGCTTCTGGCGTTCATAACAGTTGAGGCTGTTATGCTTTACGCCATAAAAATACGCCTGCCGGAGGACGATGTATGGCACAACAGGAAGGATGTCCGTTCACCCCACGAGATGAAACTTCTCAAGGTTATTCCCTTCGCCTATCTCATGGTGGCCCTTCTTTTCCTCATCACCTACTTCCTGAACCTGCCCCTCCCCATAGTCGTGGCAATATCCATACTTCCACTGTTCTACCCGGGATACCTGGTGCACACCGCAGAGAGTGACTTGATAAACTGTGATACAAATTACGACGCATTCATAAGGGCAGTTGGAAGTTACATAGAGGCAAAGGGCAGTGATGTGACCGCTATGGAAAGGCTGCGAAAGCATGATTTTGGGAAACTCACAAAGTACATAGATACACTTTACAAGAGATTGCTCACAAGAATTGATAAGAAAATGGCGTGGAGATACTTTGCCGGTGAGACGGGAAGCAATCTGATTTCCAAGTTCACAGATATGTTCGTTACAGGCCTGGATATGGGGGGAAACCCTAGAAAAATTTCAAAGATCATAAGCGAGTCATACGTGCGTATGATAGGGTTGCGTAAAAAAAGGTACCAGTCCGCTGCAAATCTGACGGGCATACTCTACGGTCTGATGGTTGGCATGGCATTTACACTCTACACAACACTCAATCTCATGAAGATGATGGCCAATATGATAAAATACTACCCCGTGAATCTGCAGAAGTACATACACATTCCCCTTCTATCCGCTCATTTCCCGCTCCAGGCTGCAAGCGTTGTGTTTCTGCTTCTTCTCGTAATTCATGCGCTCGTTTCCTCCATGATCATAAAAATAGTGAGCGGTTCGCATAGGCACAGCATATACCTCCACTTCTCCATGCTGGTATGGGTCGGCATTATAGTTGCATACGTTACCAACTGGGCAGTTGGAAAGGTTCTGACATTCTAA
- a CDS encoding 50S ribosomal protein L40e, which yields MTFQEAVNRLLNKKICMKCYARNPPNATRCRRCGSHDLRPKAKERRGGK from the coding sequence ATGACCTTTCAGGAGGCAGTAAACAGGCTGCTTAACAAAAAAATTTGCATGAAATGCTACGCTCGAAATCCGCCAAACGCCACTAGATGTAGAAGGTGTGGCAGTCACGACCTCAGGCCTAAGGCCAAGGAGAGGAGAGGCGGTAAATAA